In the genome of Paenibacillus sp. GP183, the window TGATGACGGAGACGGTTTTTGAAAATCGTTTTATGCATGTGGATGAATTCTCACATATGAATGCTCAGATCCGAGTTGAAGGCAGAACAGCTGTCGTTTCCGGCAATACCCAATTGAAAGGCGCCAAGGTTTGCGCAACGGATCTAAGAGCTGGTGCAGCACTGCTTCTAGCCGCTTTAGTTGCGGAAGGTGAAACAGAAATAACCGGATTGCACCATATTGACCGTGGTTATGTGGATATTGCAGGCGTGCTTCGCGGGCTGGGTGCAGATGTGTTTAGAGTCACCACACAGGAATCCGAGCAATATGAACCGGAACAGACCTATTTTGCCGTACAACCTTCTCTAGCCTAATAGGGGTTCAATCAGAGCTGATCTCTCAGGGGATCGGCTTTTATTTTTTGTACTTTTCTATCATTGCCATTCATATAATGTTCCAGTAGTGAACAGAAGATGGAGGCACTAGGAGATGCGCAAAAAGAAAAAAAAACCTGCGCCAAGGGTCATCCTATGGGTGGCTTTTTGGTTGTCGCTGCTGCTTATGGTCACTATGATCATTCCAGGATTGCTAGTTAAGAAGATTCCGAGTCACTCGGCCTATACTCAGCCAAGCAAGGAAACTCGAGGTAAAGATGCTCAAACAGCGGAAGCCAAGCCGCCTTTAATGATTCCCGTTTATCTTACGAAGAAAGCCTCGATTGAATCCGTCTCTTTGGAGGCTTATGTAAAAGGAGTCATAGCTGCTGAAATGCCGGTTGAGTTCGAACTGGAGGCCTTAAAAGCACAGGCATTGGCAGCTAGAACTTACATCGTGAGGCGCATAGCGGAACAAGATTTCAGCGAAGTGCCCAGCCGCGATGCCTGGGTTACGGATACAACGACGCACCAAGCCTATATCAGCCAGCAAGATTTATCCCATAAATGGGAGAACAGCCCATCGGCCGCCAATCTGGATAAGATTAATAGAGCCGTGGAAGAAACGAAGGATATGATCCTCGTCTATGACCATAAACCGATCAATGCTACCTTTTTTTCAACCAGCAATGGATATACCGAGAATGCCGATGAGTATTGGAATGTAAAGGTACCTTATCTGGTAAGCGTCCCCAGCCCTTGGGACATCTCTCTATCGCCGCGCTATCAAGAAAAAGTGGCCATCCCCTATAAAACGGTTCAGCAAAAGCTTGGGGTGGCCAGTATATCATCTTCAAGCAGCAAAAAAACAGGAATGAAGATACTGGAAACATCAACGGGACACCGTGTCAAATCCATAAGCATAGGGGGCAAAATCTTTTCAGGCCGCGAAGTGAGAGAAAAACTGGGACTGGCCTCCTCGCAGTTTGATTGGAAATGGAGAGGCGAACAGATAGAGTTCACCACCTATGGCTTCGGGCACGGCGTCGGGTTAAGCCAATGGGGTGCACAGGGAATGGCCCTTGCAGGAAAAACCGCTGAAGATATTGTTAAATACTATTATAAAGGGATTTCAATAGCTAGAGCTTCTGATATTCTATAAAAATATGTTCTTTCAAGTATAAAACTTTTGAAAGTGTCAAGAATGGTTATTGAGGTGATAACCATGAATGATCAAAAACAAGGTTTACAGACGAAGGAAGAAGCTCCTAAAACTGTTCAAGGAGCACCAATCGTCACATCCCCATGGAAGAGATTGCTTGCGAAGAAGTGGGTATTTCCAGCAGCGTATATGGCAGCAGCGGCAATTATCTTAACCTTCATGTGGGTCTATCAAGACGTCGGCAAGAAAGCGGCTACTAAGGATCTTGGGCTTAAAGTGACGAATGAATCAACGGTCGACAAATCCAAAACCCCTGATGCTTTAGCCGTATCGACAAAAGCGGAATCCATGCAATGGCCCGTAAAGGACATGAAAGAATTGACCACTTCGCTCCCTTTTTATGACACTAAGGCGAGCAATGAGGTAAGACAAGCTGCTATGATTGTGTACGGCGACACTCTTACTCCACACGTAGGTGTCGATCTTCAGAAGCCGGATGGCGGAACCTTTGATGTATTCGCCGCTTTGAGCGGTAAAGTCACAGCCGTGGAACAAAATCCAGTCGTCGGCAATTTGGTAGAGATTACACACAGCAACGGACTCGTTACCGTGTATCAGAGCTTGGGTGAAGTATCCGTCGCTAAAAATGCGGATGTGAAAAAAGGCGATGTGATCGCCAAAGCCGGCCGCAATGAATTGGAAAAAGAAGAAGGCATCCATCTTCATTTCGAAGTGCGCCAAGGCGCGGGTGGACCAGCTCTCAATCCGGAAACATTGATAAGCGCTAATTAAAAAAAAGGTTGTCCCCCTGCAGATTTCATCTGCGGCAGGGACGGCCTTTTTTGCTTTTTACAAATAAATGTACGAATTCAGCTTGTCAGGCTTGGCTACGTAGAATATATAGTCCTGCCCCTCATATAATGTACCAAACTATCTCGAGTAGGGAGGCGAGGGGATTGCACGATTACATCAAAGAGCGGACCATTAAGATCGGTACCTGCATTGTCGAGACCAAGCACACCGTTCGTACCATTGCCAAGGAATTCGGCGTATCCAAGAGCACGGTGCATAAGGATCTGACGGAAAGATTGCCGGAGATTAATCCGGACCTGGCCAATCAGGTGAAGCACATATTGGAGTATCACAAATCCATCCGGCATCTCAGAGGAGGCGAAGCTACAAAAATCAAATATCGCAAAACCAAGCATCCCAGACCAGCCGAAGCTCTAATCGCGTTAAAGTCTTGAGAATTTTGTCGAATAAACACCCTAAAAAGAGG includes:
- the spoIID gene encoding stage II sporulation protein D, with the protein product MRKKKKKPAPRVILWVAFWLSLLLMVTMIIPGLLVKKIPSHSAYTQPSKETRGKDAQTAEAKPPLMIPVYLTKKASIESVSLEAYVKGVIAAEMPVEFELEALKAQALAARTYIVRRIAEQDFSEVPSRDAWVTDTTTHQAYISQQDLSHKWENSPSAANLDKINRAVEETKDMILVYDHKPINATFFSTSNGYTENADEYWNVKVPYLVSVPSPWDISLSPRYQEKVAIPYKTVQQKLGVASISSSSSKKTGMKILETSTGHRVKSISIGGKIFSGREVREKLGLASSQFDWKWRGEQIEFTTYGFGHGVGLSQWGAQGMALAGKTAEDIVKYYYKGISIARASDIL
- a CDS encoding M23 family metallopeptidase; this translates as MNDQKQGLQTKEEAPKTVQGAPIVTSPWKRLLAKKWVFPAAYMAAAAIILTFMWVYQDVGKKAATKDLGLKVTNESTVDKSKTPDALAVSTKAESMQWPVKDMKELTTSLPFYDTKASNEVRQAAMIVYGDTLTPHVGVDLQKPDGGTFDVFAALSGKVTAVEQNPVVGNLVEITHSNGLVTVYQSLGEVSVAKNADVKKGDVIAKAGRNELEKEEGIHLHFEVRQGAGGPALNPETLISAN
- the spoIIID gene encoding sporulation transcriptional regulator SpoIIID, yielding MHDYIKERTIKIGTCIVETKHTVRTIAKEFGVSKSTVHKDLTERLPEINPDLANQVKHILEYHKSIRHLRGGEATKIKYRKTKHPRPAEALIALKS